A window from Candidatus Methanoperedens sp. encodes these proteins:
- a CDS encoding type II toxin-antitoxin system VapC family toxin, with translation MGFKRGLSIIPTGKRVFIDANIFLYEVFDHPKFSESAYRILKDVENGAIDGVTSTLVLDEVLHKMILIEASDKFQISIKETVPFLKKNYKEIPLLEASWKDIDRIQEIDNLTVREISPDVFKSSINVAKANMLLTHDALHIAVMKYESISDIATNDSDFERIEGITVWKP, from the coding sequence ATGGGATTTAAACGAGGATTAAGCATAATTCCAACGGGTAAAAGAGTTTTCATTGATGCCAATATCTTTCTATATGAGGTATTTGATCATCCGAAGTTTAGTGAAAGCGCATATAGAATTTTAAAAGATGTTGAAAATGGAGCGATCGATGGTGTTACTTCAACACTTGTTCTTGATGAAGTTCTCCATAAGATGATTTTAATCGAGGCATCAGATAAATTTCAGATTTCGATAAAAGAGACAGTTCCATTTTTGAAGAAAAATTACAAAGAAATTCCTTTGCTTGAGGCTTCATGGAAAGATATCGATAGAATACAGGAGATAGACAATCTAACTGTACGTGAGATCTCGCCGGACGTTTTTAAAAGCAGTATTAATGTTGCGAAGGCAAACATGCTTTTAACGCATGATGCTCTGCATATAGCTGTAATGAAATATGAATCAATATCTGATATCGCGACCAACGACAGCGATTTTGAGCGAATCGAAGGCATAACTGTCTGGAAACCGTGA